TTAAAAGGGCTATTTGGAAAATTTCCCCCTAAGAGCCCAACATCTTTTACCCATTTTTGTGCTCGGATTTTTCTGAGCAGACATTGTCTGTAATCGCCGGCCGGGGGGGTGGGAGACAGAGACCAGAAAACTCTTTCCCTCCGGTTGCAGAAACACGCTGGATCCGCTTTAATCCCTCTCGCATTTTTCAAGATAAgcggtttggttttttttttttccccgcagGGCTTAGGGGATAATATTTAACGCCTTTTTGTGATTACCCCCGCGACGCGTCTCCGCGGACCGCCCTTCACCGAGGCGGCGGCGATGCCTGCCGGCGCTCCCCGCTAAGTCAAGCCGCCGGCACCGGCGGGGACGTGCGAGCCGGGACGGAGCCCGGGCGGAGCCGGGACGGAGCCGGGCTTTCCTCGGAGCTGGGCAAGAAGGAGGGATGCTCGCAGCCGtacccacagcccccccagaCGTCCCCCCGTCCCGAAACAGAACAGGTCCGACCCACGCGTGTTTTACTCCTTCTCGCAGacaatgccccccccccccttttcctaCGCCGTGGAAACCCTCGTCGCCGGAGAAAGCCCCGCcggcgccgcgctccccgcctccccccgggTCCCTACCTGAGAGGTCGTCGCGGGGGCTCTGGTGCAGGTAGCCCTGCTCCAGGGAGTAGGAGGGCACGCTGGAGTGGATGCCGGAGGAGGCGGCGTTGGCGGCGGGGAGGCCCTGCTGCTTTATGTAGGGCGAGGCCCCCGAGGCTGTCCAGTGAGCCGAAGGGCTCGTGTAGGGCGAGTGGCACTCGATGGCGCTCGCCATGGCCGGCGAGGAGGGcacggggctgctgctgctgtcggGGCCGTAGTCCCCGTTGGCAGTCACCGGGCAGCTGGCCATGTAGGTCGAGCCGGGGTTGGGCGACATGTGCGGGACGTGGTGGCCGCCGCTGAGTCCCTCGTAGCCGCTGGCCATGGCGTTGGGCATCATGTCGAGGTTGTAGCCGTTGGAGTGGCAGGCgagggaggcggggggcgcCTGGAAGTCGAAGCCCTGCGGGAGGATGGAGGCGCCGAAGCCCAGCCCGTTCATCATGCGGTACATGGGCTTCAGCGCCTGGCATTTCCTCCTGAAGCCGCGGGGCCGCCGTCGGAAGGAGCCCTCCTCGAACATGAACTCGCTGGCCGGGTCGATGGTCCAGTAGTGGCCCTTGCCCGGGCGGCCCAGGCCCTTGGGCAGCTTGATGAAGCACTCGTTGAGGGAGAGGTTGTGGCGCACGGAGTTCTTCCAGCCCTGGTAGGAGCCGCGGAAGAAGGGGAAGCGGGCCTGCAGGAACTGGTAGATCTCGCTGAGGGTCAGGCGCTTGGAGGGCGAGCTCTGGATGGCCATGACGATGAGGGCGATGTAGGAGTAGGGGGGCTTCTCGGGCCGCCGCAGCCCCGAGCTGGCCTTCTTGCTCTTGGAggacgccgccgccgccgaggaggaggaggaggtggaggtggaggaagaggaggtggaggtCTCCAGGGCGGAGGAGGGCGGCCGGCTCATCTGGAGAGCTCCGGGAGCCGGGCTGCAGGAGCGGAGAGGGACGGGGGGCTCCAGCCGCTGCTGGCCGCTCTCGGTGGTCATCTGGCGGAGGGAGGGGAatggggcagggtggggtgaggctgagagggaagggggggagccgggcggggTGGGTACCGGGGCGGGGTGCCCcgcaggggagagcagggggcGGCGGGAGCTGCTGTCCTCCGGGCACCTCCtcagcgcggcgggcggcggcggggcggcggcagcgccctGCGCATCCCTCCCCGCGGTCCCTTGCGCAATGGCTCCTCTGCTTTCCGCCGGAGCCAGGCACTGGGCGGGATGgaccggcccggccccggccccggccccggccccggcccggcccccgccctccccgcgccgcgccgcccgcggAGGCTCCGCTCAGCGCCGCTCcgcttcctcctctgccccccaccTGGGGACCATCCC
Above is a genomic segment from Ciconia boyciana chromosome 2, ASM3463844v1, whole genome shotgun sequence containing:
- the FOXF2 gene encoding forkhead box protein F2 produces the protein MTTESGQQRLEPPVPLRSCSPAPGALQMSRPPSSALETSTSSSSTSTSSSSSAAAASSKSKKASSGLRRPEKPPYSYIALIVMAIQSSPSKRLTLSEIYQFLQARFPFFRGSYQGWKNSVRHNLSLNECFIKLPKGLGRPGKGHYWTIDPASEFMFEEGSFRRRPRGFRRKCQALKPMYRMMNGLGFGASILPQGFDFQAPPASLACHSNGYNLDMMPNAMASGYEGLSGGHHVPHMSPNPGSTYMASCPVTANGDYGPDSSSSPVPSSPAMASAIECHSPYTSPSAHWTASGASPYIKQQGLPAANAASSGIHSSVPSYSLEQGYLHQSPRDDLSVGLPRYQHHPSPVCDRKDFVLNFNGISSFHPSASGSYYHHHHHQSVCQDIKPCVM